GGCTGGAAGGTCGCCCTGTACTACCCCCCCAGCCCCTACGATTGACCACGCTCCCGTATGGCTACCGGGCAGGTGTACCGATCCAGCCCCCGTGAATACACCTTCATCCAGATGAACGCCGCCCGCCAGCCGTGTGCCTGGTGCCACATGTACAAAATCAGCCAATCTGCAGTCGTGATCGACACTTGCGGCCGTATTGACAATGACGTGTTGTCCAAGCCGGGCTCCCGGCTGAATTATACTTCCGGCCATCACGACGCTCCCTGCCCCAAGAACAACGTCAGGAGCAATCCAGGAGTGGGGATGTACCAGGGACACCCAGGTCACATGAGCGAATTGCTGAGCGATGCGCCGACGTATAGCATTGCCACCAATAGCGATTACCGCCTGTGTGTCTGGGATATCGGGAAGGGCAGCAATACCCCCCTGCACCAGATATCCCAGAACGTCCGTCACAGCCCCATCATCGTAAAGCTCTATATGTTCAATCCCTGCTGCAACTGCCATAGCAACCATAACTTTGGCGTGTCCCCCCGCTCCTATGATGCTGAGTCGGCGCACGCGTTAAATCCCCTTCTTCTGGCGGGCCCTTCCAGATGCTCCGGTAAATCTCGGCATGGTCGCCTCACCCTGCGCACTGATCCCTTCGCGTTTGAAGACTTTCTGCACGGTCAGGAGCAGAATCTTCCAGTCCAGGGCCAGCGTACGGTTCTCGACATACCACACGTCGAGATTGAATTTTTCCTCCCAGGACAGCGCATTGCGTCCGTTTACCTGCGCCCAGCCGGTGATCCCGGGCCTAACCTCGTGGCGCCGTGCCTGCCGGGAAGAATAGAGGGGAAGGTACTCCATCAGCAGTGGGCGCGGCCCCACCAGACTCATATCGCCCCATAAAACATTCAGGAGTTCCGGCAGCTCATCGAGACTGGTAGCCCGTAAGAACTTTCCAAAGCTGGTCAGACGGAGATGGTCGGGAAGTAACTCACCGTCGGGGCTGCGCTGGTCAGTCATGGTACGGAATTTCAGCATCAGGAAAGGTTGGCCATGAAGGCCAGGCCGCACCTGCTTGAAGAGAACCGGCGAGCCGAGATTAAAACGTACCAGTAAGGCAAGCAACCCCAGGGGAAGAGCCAGTATCAACAGAGCACCCGTCGAAACACCAAGGTCGAATAGGCGCTTTTCAAAGATCCTCATCGGTGTGACTGCCGACCCGGTCTTAGGGTTTCCAAGATGTTCGGGGCCGAGCAGCCCCAGCGCAGTCAGCATCTGCTGATTGACCAACTCTACACTGTACAGGTTCCGTACCAGTTCCAGGCTGGCCTGTCCCATAGTTTGACGCTGTTCGGGAAACCGAATGAAGGTCTGGATAGCACTGACCAATTCCGGGACGTTTTGTACTGGAACTTTAAGCCCATTGACGCCCTCCTGAACCGTACCCCGGCAACCTGGAGCATCTGTGGTGATAATGGCACGGCCCGTGGCCATGGCCTCCAGCACCGTGCGGGGCGTACCTTCCCGGTATGAAGGCAGCACATAGACACTGCACGCAGCCAGCGCAGGGCGAACATCCTTCAATTCCCCCAGATACTCCACAATCCCTTGCCTTACCCAGTCGTTTAACTCCTCCTGATGAATGGCGGCTGGATTAGAGTCGAGCGGGCCAGCCAGCTGAAAACGGACTTGCGGATAATGCGTTCGGATCTGCCGGGCAGCCTCAACGTACTCACCAATGCCTTTTTCCCTCAACAGCCTGGCAATCAGTAGAAAAACAGGCTGCGGAGGTACGGAAGTCGGCTTATAATGCCTCAAATCCACGCCACTCCCGTTGACGACGACCGTTTTCTCAACGTCTACCAGGCCACGCCGCACAAACAAGTCCCGGTCATCTTCATTCTGAAAGATCGCCCGCTGTGCGCCGTTCAGGGCGGCTTGATAGAGAATTCCCACCCCCCGGGAAAGCAAACGGCGTTTCAGACTAGTTCCCTGGAAGGTGTATCCCAGGCCAGTAATCAGGGCGTAGCGTTCGGGGACTCCTGCCAGGCGAGCCGCCAGCAGGCCGTAAACGACAGGTTTGATGGTGTAGGACAGCAAAATATCAGGCTGTAGATTCCGCAGCACTTTCACCAGCTGCCATATGTCGCCCATATCCTTTCGTAGGCTAAGGCCCGTACGCTCTAGGGTAATAGGCTGATAATGCGCCCCCCACTCGCTAAGTTGAGCCTGCACTTCCGGCGCTTCTCCCGGAGCCACCGCAATGACCTGGTGTCCCTGCGCCAGGAGGGCGCGAATCAGTGGCCCCCTGAAGTTCACAAGGGAGGGTGCGTAGCCCGCCATGACCACGATTCGTTTCGGAATCATCAGAGGTGATAGTACTCGCGGTACCAGGCCACAAAACGCTCCAGACCGCTTTCGATGCTGGTCGCGGGTTTGAAGCCCACGTCGCGGATCAGGTCGTCCACGTTGGCATAGGTAGCCGGCACGTCACCGTCCTGAATGGGCAACATGTTCTTGATTGCCTTGCGTCCCAGTTTCTCTTCTAGCACTTGAATCAGGTGGAGCAGTTGCACCGGATTATTGTTGCCGATGTTGTACAGGCGGTAAGGCGCGCTGCTTGTGCCCGGGTCAGGGTGCGCCCCCGACCAACTGGGGTTACTGGTCGCCACATGGTCGGTCACGCGCACCACACCTTCCACGATGTCATCCACGTAAGTAAAGTCGCGCTGCATCTGGCCGTAGTTGAACACGTCGATGGGCCGACCTTCCAGAATGGCCCGGGTGAACAGAAACATCGCCATGTCCGGGCGACCCCACGGACCATATACCGTGAAGAAGCGCAGACCGGTGGTGGGCAGGCCATACAGATGGCTGTAGGTGTGGGCCATCAGTTCGTTGGCTTTCTTGGTGGCGGCGTACAGGCTCAGCGGGTGATCAACATTGTCATGCACGCTGAACGGCATGCTGGTGTTCAGGCCGTACACACTGCTGCTGCTGGCATAAACCAGGTGCTGCACGTTGAAATGCCGGCATCCCTCCAGAATGTTCATGAAGCCCACCACGTTCGAGTCGATATAAGCATGCGGATTTTGCAGGCTATAGCGTACGCCGGCCTGCGCGGCCAGGTTGACCACTTTCTCCGGGCGATGCTGTTGAAAGAGGAGTTCCACCGCGTCCCTGTCTTCCAGGTTCCCTTCCACCAGCGTGAAGTTCGGTTGGCCCAGGAGGCGTGCAGCCCGGTCGCGTTTCAGGCTGGGGTCGTAGTAGCTGTTGAAGTTATCAAACCCAACCACTTCATCTCCACGCGCCAGCAGGCGCTGAGACAGGGTAGAACCAATAAAGCCGGCGGCACCAGTCACCAGAATTTTCATCACAGGCTCCAGTAACGACCCGGCAGGTCGGATTCCGAGAGGGCGGACTTCACGTCCACGAGTACGCCCTGCGGGCTCAGCATCCCTGTCAACTCCTGGCGGGGCAGCTCAAGGTAAATGCGGTGAGAAACAGCCAGCATCAGGCCATCAAGCTGACGAAACTCCGGCAAGTCCGTCAGTGTCAGCCCGTACTCGTGCTGGGCCTCGGCGCTGTCTGCATAAGGGTCGTGAATTAGCGGCTCAATGCCAAATTGACGCAGTTCCGCCACGATGTCCGGCACCCGACTGTTGCGCAGATCCGGAACATTTTCCTTGAAGGTCAGGCCCAGCACGCCCACCCGCGCCCCTTTGACTGGAATATTCGCCGCGATCAGTAGTTTCACGAGTTTCTGGGCCACAAAAGCGCCCATTCCATCATTGACACGGCGGCCGGCAAGGATGACCTGCGGGTAGTACCCCACTTCCTGCGCCTTCTGGGTCAGGTAGTAGGGGTCGACGCCGATGCAGTGCCCCCCCACCAGACCCGGCCGGAACCCCAGGAAATTCCACTTCGTGCCCGCGGCTTCCAGTACGTCCAGCGTCCGGATGCCCAGACGATCGAAGATAAGGGCCAGTTCGTTCATCAGTGCAATATTCAGATCACGCTGGGTATTTTCGATGACCTTGGCCGCCTCCGCCACCTTGATGGTCGGGGCCCTGTGAATGCCCGCCTTGATGACCGCCCCGTACACGTGCGCCACGCGCTCCAGGGTTTCGGCGTCCTGCCCGGCCACCACCTTAACGATCTTCTCGACCGTATGTACCTTGTCGCCGGGGTTGATACGCTCCGGACTGTAGCCCAGCTTGAAGTCATGGTACTGCCGCAATCCCGAGACCCGTTCCAGCACAGGGCCGCAGATCTCCTCGGTGACACCCGGATACACCGTGGACTCGTAGACCACCACGTCGCCAGGCTTCAGGTAACGGCCCACCGTTTCACTGGCTCGGATCATGGGGGTCAGGTCGGGAGAATTATGCTCGTCTACCGGGGTGGGCACCGTCACGATGAACATAGTGCATCCCGCCAGGTCATCCGGCTGAGCCGAGTAGCGCAGGGAAGACTCGCGCAGCCGAGTGGCCTCGACTTCCTCGGTACGGTCGTGACCCGCCTGCAATTCCTGTATCCGTCCCTGATGAATATCGAACCCCAGGACTTCCGAGAACTGCTCTGCCAGGGCAATGGCCAACGGTAATCCCACGTAACCTAATCCAATCACTGCAATACGTTCATTATTCACGGGTTTTTTCCTCTTGAAGCCATAATTCCAGAACTAGTAGTGCGTAGATGATATAGCCCCAGTTACGTTCCGTTAAAGTTTCATGCCGCAACAGGCTGTCCACAAAAGCGGAGTCTAGATAGTCTTTGACCAGTGCCTGTGGATGGCCCAGTGTATCCATGAGAAGCGGCCTCAGCTCACCGTTCAGCCAGTCTAACAGCGGGATTTCGAAGCCCCGCTTAGCCCCCTGAATCACTTCGTCGGGCAGCTGCTCCCGGTAAGCGTCTCGCAAAATGGCCTTGGGCATTCCGCCACGCACCCGGAAAGAGTCTGGCAGCCGCCAGGCGAACTCAGCCAACCGGTGATCGAGCAAGGGCGAGCGGGCCTCCAGCGAATGGGCCATGGTCGCCATATCCATCTTGACCAGCAGGCCGCTGAGTAAAACCATTCTGGTATCGAGATTCAGTTGTTGATCCAGGGCCCGCAATCCGGGCTGTTGCAAAGCCGCCAGGCGATCCTCGGTGGACAACACTGGGCCGCCTTGCCAGACCGCTTGTTTGTCCTGTTCACGCAGCATGTCGCCGGTCCAGGCCAGGTAACGGTCGACCGACGACAGGGCCAACCCCCGCGTGAACCGGGCGGCCAGACCCAACGGTGACCGGCGCTGCTGGGCGAAAGGTCCTAAAACCCGCGCGGCGGCCTGCGCGGCCGCGGGCGGCAGCCAGTCGAAGCGGGCGCTTTGCACGGCAGCCACATACCGCCGGTAACCGGCGAAGACCTCGTCTCCGCCGTCACCATTGAGCACCACTTTCACCCGTTCACGGGCCAACCGGGAAATCTCCAGGCTAGGAATGGCGCTGGAATCCGAATAGGGCTGATCGTACTGCCGCACCAGCCGCTGCAAGCCTGCCAGGGGGCTGGGTTGAATGTACAATACCTCGTTGTGTATGCCCAGCGCCGCCGCCGTTCGCCGCGCCACGGGCGACTCGTCGAAGCCCTTTCCGGTATTGACGGTAAACGTCTGCAGCGACTCACCCACCTCGCGCGCCGCCTCAAGCGCCACCACGCTGCTGTCGACCCCACCCGATAGAAACACGCCCAGCGGCACGTCCGAACGCAGCCGCAAGCGCGTCGCCTCGCCCACCAGCGAGCGAACCTGCTCCATCGCCTCGGGGTAAGTCAAATCGAGCTTGGGCAAGAAGGTGGGTTCCCAGTAGCGCTGCGTTTGTATACCCCCGGGCCCGAACATCATCCAGTGCCCTGGCTCCAGGGCGTAGACACCCAGAAACACGGTACTGGGCTGAGGCACCACGCCCAGCGAAAGGTAATCGTAGATGGCCTGTTCATTCAGTTTCCAGCGTTCGCCGGCGGCCTGGGCTAGCGGGCGCAGCGCCTTCAGTTCAGACCCAAAAATTAGGCCGCCGGATGCAGGACGCATGTAATACAGCGGCTTCTTGCCAAAGCGGTCTCTTGCCAGAAAGACCCGCTCATTTTTGAGGTCATGAATGCAGAAGGCGAACATTCCCCGCAATTCGGACAGCATCTGGGGGCCACGTTCTTCAAAGAGATGCACCAGAACTTCGGTATCCGAGGCCGTTTGAAAGACATGGCCACGCGCTTTTAGGCCTGCTCTCAGTTCACGGTAATTATAGATTTCACCGTTGAAGACCACGGCCAGGGTACGGTCTTCGTTGTAAATGGGTTGCTGGCCGCATTCCACGTCGATAATGGCCAGCCGGCGCATGCCCAGATGACACCACTGCTCCTGATGAATGCCCTGGCCATCCGGCCCCCGATGCTTGATGGCCTGCAAGGCGCGGTGCAAAGCCGCCTGGCCCTGTTCCGGCTCCAGAGCAGGCACGGCAAAACCCCCCGCAATGCCGCACATGGTTAGCCTCTTCCTTGCCGTACCGCCTGAAAGACCGCGGCCAGGGTCGCCACCTGCGAATGCAGGCTGAAGCGCTCCTCGACCCTTTGCCTACCCCTCAGGCCTAGACCCCGGCCCAGATCGGGGAGGTCGAGCACCTGGCGCAGACGCTCTTCGAGTTCCGAGGCGTCACGCCCCAGAAAGCCGTTCAGGCCGTCTTCAATCACTTCGCGGTTGGCGCCGATGTCCGAACCCAGGCCCGGAATCCCCACCGCACCATATTCAATTAACTTGAACGCACATTTACCGCGCACATAGGCATCATCGAGGAGGGGCATTACCCCCACATTAAACCGCTGCAACTCCTCGACTTCACTCGAAAGTGACCAGCGCACAAAGGTGGCGCCAGCGGCTTCCACCTCGGCCTGAACATCTGGACTGGCAATCACGCGAAATTCTGCCCCGAACTGCTGGCAGACCTGGAGCAGGCCCGGCAAAAAGGGCAGCAGATACCGCCTGAAGGTCGAAGCCGTACCAATCCAGCCCACCACAGGCCGTTCACCAGGCTGTGGGGGAGGCCGCACGGCGTAATGTGCCGTGTCCACCACGGTGGGAATGACATACACAGGGACGCCCGGGGCCACCTTCCGCACGTAGTCTGCCAGATAGGCGTTGCCGACGGTGACCGCCGCGCTGGCCCGTAGAAGGTGGTCAATGGGATACCCGGTAAATACGGCGTCATCCATGTCAAAGACAATAGGCACGCCCGAGCGAATAAAGCCGGCATCGAAAAATCGCTGAGCAAAAGGGGCCGTTTGCCTGGAAATGAAAATAGCATCGTATTTGGTCTTGACAGAACGGGCTTGCAGGAGGCGGTCAAGACTTGCCACGGCCACCCGCGCCAGGACAAGAGGATGATTAGGACGCCCCAGAGTACGCAGCTGAAACGCTTGCGAGGTCAAAAAGGAACGAACATCAAGATGAATCCCGCGCTGACGCAACGGTTCAACAAATTGAAAGATGCGGTAGCGGGAGCTGGGGCCAGCAAGTGGATAGGGGGAAAGAGCAAGAATTTTCATTCTATTCTTTCCGATACCAATGCAGCATACATTTTTGAGTATTGCTCAAGTGCTAAGCCCGAACCGAAACGTTCTTTAACCCTAAATAAATTATTCTCTATTATTTTTTTTAGTTCTTCCTCGTCTATTTGTAGTATATCTTCAATCGCACCAACCAGAGAAAGCACATCTGGAGCAAATCTAAACACTATGAACCCGTCTAGCACTTCATCTAATTGCTGAATATTCGAAGCTAAAAGAATACAGCCGCTAGCAATAGCCTCAACGGCAGAAAAGCCAAAGCTTTCAGTAAGCGAGGGTAGGATGAAGAACCTTGACTTACTCATTAGCTCCGTCGCTTCATGAGTAACATGATTTACCGCAATATTAGGATTACCTTTCGACGCATAACATAACTCTTCATATAGTTCTCCGTAACCATATAGATGAAATTTTACATCCGAGTATCGACGGAGAATTAAATTCGCGGCTTCGATGACGATAGATGGATTCTTTTCGTTTGCGTACCTACCAATATATAAAAAATCAATTTCTTTATTAGAGATTTCACAATAATCATTAACATTAAGTGATTCTTCATTGAGCCAATTAGCAATTGGAACAGATTGAATCCTATAGTCCCTCAAGAGATGATGTGCCAAAGTTTTACTCACTGCAATACGCAATCCGACCCGCAATGCTAATGCTAATTCAAGCTTATTTTTAATTTTTTCCATTTTTCTATCTGAAATACCAATATATTGATGGAAAGTATATACGAATCTTCTCGGATACATTAATATCAGAGGGGCGAAAGAAATTATAGTCAATCTGCCATTTAAATGTACAATTGAATTACTAAATTCGTGTCTATTAATTATAAGCCTCACCCAGTTAAACAAAAAATTTATTCCACGAAAATCCATAGGAATTTGACCTTGGGGTATTTCAAATTTTGAACTAGGTTTCAAAATCATCACTTCAGAAAATATAGGCTTCATCAGAAGAGCAAGGTTATTAGCATAAGTCCAAACGCCAGAAGGTAGATCAGTTGATACAATAATTATCAGTTTTCTATTAATTTTTTCCATTATTTCCATCTCCTTCCGAATGACCGATTAACACTATATAGTACAAAGCGCCTATAATGGGATCTGCGAGGGTGCTTCCTGTTAAGCTAATAGATAGCATGCCTGTTAAAAAGATAAATTTTACACTACCTCTTTCAGAATTATAAATTAGAAGACATACGTAAATTATAAAAAGAAAGAGAGAAATTAGACCAAATATAGACAATAAATCTAGAAAATAGTTATCTGATGTCAAACCTACGAGAGCGTGAAATCGCAGTGTGCCGCTCCCAAAAAACAAAGTGTTAAAATTCTCAGCCCAAAGATCATAGCTATCTTTCCAATATACGAAACGGGTGAGAATAGAATCGTTAGAGTTAGTATCGGTCATGAAAGAATCACTGATTCTATCCAGTTTAATCTTTTCCGAAACATACGAATAAAGAAAGGCAACAGGGAGCGCATAAAATATAGGAGTAGTCGACCAAAAAGAAAATTGTTTAGCTCTTAAATTTTTAACTATTCTGTCGAACATAAGTAAAACGCTCATAATAACAAACGCCAGTAAACTACTCCTTGACTGGGTCAAAACTAAACCAAATAGACATATTAATAAGCAAAAAGAGTAATACAGAGAAAGCCTGTCCATAAGACGATTAAGACATAATGCGGCCGCTAGGCAAAGAAGGGCTCCCCACTCATTGTAGCTAGCTTGAGTTCCTAAACCATCGCCTCCGGCATAAGAAAAAGGCCCCGCAATTCTATGTAGGTTGGGAACGGTAAAAAATATAAGAATTGACGATAAAGCCAAAATAGATGATGTAAATACAAATACGCCATCTAAATCATATTTCTTACCATAGGCTAGGTTTACTATAGCAGGAGCCCACAATAAGGTAGAAAGAATTCGCAGATTTTTTGAAATGTCTAGACCGAACTCGGAAAATAAAAAATAATTCATGCAAGAAGATATAAACCACAAAATAGCTAAAATAAAAAGAATTATCGAAGATAATTTAATTTTTAAATCTCTGTTGAGAAAAAATGAGCTAAAATAGCAAATTAATAATAGTATATCAGAAAAACGCAAAAATCCTATACTAAGAATTGGATTCAATATCAATGATGCAGGCAAAATACCCATGTAGAAATAGGGTGATTTAAGCACTAGCAAATCTCATATTTCTCCCTAAAGTTTTTTAGGGTCGATTCATCAGTATGATTTGTTTTGAAAGAATCTATAATTGCGGGAAAGTAAGCTCTTCTAACAATTTTTTGATCAACATTGCGCTTTAAAATTTTGCTAAATAAATATCCAAAACCTCCTGAAGATATAATTAAAGAATATACTCCAAATGCAAGCAGCCATAAAGAGCTAACAATAAAACTATTATTTCTTTTAACAAAAATAATCTTTGAGAGCATACCAAGGTACAAATAATCCGTGCGATTTGGATGATGTGAACCATGTGCATCATGATATAAAATCAGTCTTGGGTCATAAATAAGCTTCGCTCCACTCTGTCGCAGCCTTAAACAGTATTCCCAATCTTCTTTTCCGAAAAAATAGGCTTCAGATAGGTATCCAATTCGCTCAATAGATCTTCTAGGTATACACATAAAGGCCCCAGATATGAAAGATCGCTCATTCTCCAGATCATATTGACCAGTATCAACCTTACCATAACCAAAGTATTTGATATTTCCAAGAGAGTCGACACTTCCTCCAACGCTCCAAATTTTATTTGTATCAGGCCAGTTCAGAATCTTGCCCCCCATTATACCAATAGTTTTATCTTCCGAGAGCCGCTTTTGTATATAAGTAAAATCAATGCTATATATTCGGCAATCGTTATTCATAAGTATCATAACTTCGCAGCCATCATCATAAGCAGCCTTCAAAGCACGATTACACCCTGCGGCAAAGCCGAGATTACTGCCATTTTCAATAAATGAAACATTATCATAGTGTTTAAATTTTTCCTTCAATAATAATAGAGATGTATCTATAGAGCCATTATCGGCCAGGTAAATAGTAATTGGCTGCCCTATAAGCGACAACATCAAACTCTCACTATCATCAAAACTGTTCCAATTCAGTATTACAATACCAACTTTGTACATATGCACGATACCTCCCTATCTTATAGAAAATTTAAAGGGCCACAGTCCACTTCTTACGGTTTGTATTGACATTATCAGCAGATTAAGAGACTCAAGCATTACCACACCTAATGCATAACCAATCACACCAAATCTCATTCCAAAAAATAGGATAAATGGTATACCAATAGCAACTGAAACAAGGATTGAGACTGTTATGACATCTTCTCTACCTATAGAATTTAACCAAAAAGACCCCAATGCATACATTATAGAAATAGGGATCATAACAAGTGAGTATACTGTTATTACTCTTTTTACTTCATCGTATTGTTGGCCAAAGAGTAAGTCTACAATAGGACTACCAAATACACGTAGAATAATCACATATAGCAGATTAAGAAATAACAATATAAATCCAAGTCGGGTAACTAAATACTTTTTCTTTTCCCATTCAGATATTTTTATTAGTTTACCGTAGTAAGATTTAACTCCAGTATCGTTTACAACATTAATAGCTTTACATAATTTTTCACTGTTTGAAAAAACGGCTGCCGCCGATGCTCCAAGAAGCACATAAACTATAAAGCTGTTTAGGGCGGTATATAAGCTAATTACAATTCGATTTAAAATTAGTCCCCGGCTATCATACGAAAAACGGAAAACTTCACTCATAATAAAATCGGATCGTTTAAATCCATTTTCTAGAAATACCGTATAATTTGCGATTAAACTGTATAAAGAAAATAATACTACGTAAAGCGGAATGAGAAATTTAATGTCGATCACTTCTATAGATATAAAAAAGCTAATTAATAATATAGAGATCTGTACGACAAAGTCGGCCATAATTATAATATGGAGCCTATCTTTATATATA
This genomic interval from Deinococcus fonticola contains the following:
- the asnB gene encoding asparagine synthase (glutamine-hydrolyzing); translated protein: MCGIAGGFAVPALEPEQGQAALHRALQAIKHRGPDGQGIHQEQWCHLGMRRLAIIDVECGQQPIYNEDRTLAVVFNGEIYNYRELRAGLKARGHVFQTASDTEVLVHLFEERGPQMLSELRGMFAFCIHDLKNERVFLARDRFGKKPLYYMRPASGGLIFGSELKALRPLAQAAGERWKLNEQAIYDYLSLGVVPQPSTVFLGVYALEPGHWMMFGPGGIQTQRYWEPTFLPKLDLTYPEAMEQVRSLVGEATRLRLRSDVPLGVFLSGGVDSSVVALEAAREVGESLQTFTVNTGKGFDESPVARRTAAALGIHNEVLYIQPSPLAGLQRLVRQYDQPYSDSSAIPSLEISRLARERVKVVLNGDGGDEVFAGYRRYVAAVQSARFDWLPPAAAQAAARVLGPFAQQRRSPLGLAARFTRGLALSSVDRYLAWTGDMLREQDKQAVWQGGPVLSTEDRLAALQQPGLRALDQQLNLDTRMVLLSGLLVKMDMATMAHSLEARSPLLDHRLAEFAWRLPDSFRVRGGMPKAILRDAYREQLPDEVIQGAKRGFEIPLLDWLNGELRPLLMDTLGHPQALVKDYLDSAFVDSLLRHETLTERNWGYIIYALLVLELWLQEEKTRE
- a CDS encoding acetyltransferase encodes the protein MRRLSIIGAGGHAKVMVAMAVAAGIEHIELYDDGAVTDVLGYLVQGGIAALPDIPDTQAVIAIGGNAIRRRIAQQFAHVTWVSLVHPHSWIAPDVVLGAGSVVMAGSIIQPGARLGQHVIVNTAASVDHDCRLADFVHVAPGTRLAGGVHLDEGVFTGAGSVHLPGSHTGAWSIVGAGGVVQGDLPANTTAVGVPARVIKERSPGWHLS
- a CDS encoding O-antigen ligase family protein, translating into MGILPASLILNPILSIGFLRFSDILLLICYFSSFFLNRDLKIKLSSIILFILAILWFISSCMNYFLFSEFGLDISKNLRILSTLLWAPAIVNLAYGKKYDLDGVFVFTSSILALSSILIFFTVPNLHRIAGPFSYAGGDGLGTQASYNEWGALLCLAAALCLNRLMDRLSLYYSFCLLICLFGLVLTQSRSSLLAFVIMSVLLMFDRIVKNLRAKQFSFWSTTPIFYALPVAFLYSYVSEKIKLDRISDSFMTDTNSNDSILTRFVYWKDSYDLWAENFNTLFFGSGTLRFHALVGLTSDNYFLDLLSIFGLISLFLFIIYVCLLIYNSERGSVKFIFLTGMLSISLTGSTLADPIIGALYYIVLIGHSEGDGNNGKN
- a CDS encoding nucleotide sugar dehydrogenase, whose product is MNNERIAVIGLGYVGLPLAIALAEQFSEVLGFDIHQGRIQELQAGHDRTEEVEATRLRESSLRYSAQPDDLAGCTMFIVTVPTPVDEHNSPDLTPMIRASETVGRYLKPGDVVVYESTVYPGVTEEICGPVLERVSGLRQYHDFKLGYSPERINPGDKVHTVEKIVKVVAGQDAETLERVAHVYGAVIKAGIHRAPTIKVAEAAKVIENTQRDLNIALMNELALIFDRLGIRTLDVLEAAGTKWNFLGFRPGLVGGHCIGVDPYYLTQKAQEVGYYPQVILAGRRVNDGMGAFVAQKLVKLLIAANIPVKGARVGVLGLTFKENVPDLRNSRVPDIVAELRQFGIEPLIHDPYADSAEAQHEYGLTLTDLPEFRQLDGLMLAVSHRIYLELPRQELTGMLSPQGVLVDVKSALSESDLPGRYWSL
- a CDS encoding glycosyltransferase family 2 protein; this translates as MYKVGIVILNWNSFDDSESLMLSLIGQPITIYLADNGSIDTSLLLLKEKFKHYDNVSFIENGSNLGFAAGCNRALKAAYDDGCEVMILMNNDCRIYSIDFTYIQKRLSEDKTIGIMGGKILNWPDTNKIWSVGGSVDSLGNIKYFGYGKVDTGQYDLENERSFISGAFMCIPRRSIERIGYLSEAYFFGKEDWEYCLRLRQSGAKLIYDPRLILYHDAHGSHHPNRTDYLYLGMLSKIIFVKRNNSFIVSSLWLLAFGVYSLIISSGGFGYLFSKILKRNVDQKIVRRAYFPAIIDSFKTNHTDESTLKNFREKYEIC
- a CDS encoding glycosyltransferase family 4 protein, translating into MKILALSPYPLAGPSSRYRIFQFVEPLRQRGIHLDVRSFLTSQAFQLRTLGRPNHPLVLARVAVASLDRLLQARSVKTKYDAIFISRQTAPFAQRFFDAGFIRSGVPIVFDMDDAVFTGYPIDHLLRASAAVTVGNAYLADYVRKVAPGVPVYVIPTVVDTAHYAVRPPPQPGERPVVGWIGTASTFRRYLLPFLPGLLQVCQQFGAEFRVIASPDVQAEVEAAGATFVRWSLSSEVEELQRFNVGVMPLLDDAYVRGKCAFKLIEYGAVGIPGLGSDIGANREVIEDGLNGFLGRDASELEERLRQVLDLPDLGRGLGLRGRQRVEERFSLHSQVATLAAVFQAVRQGRG
- a CDS encoding NAD-dependent epimerase, yielding MKILVTGAAGFIGSTLSQRLLARGDEVVGFDNFNSYYDPSLKRDRAARLLGQPNFTLVEGNLEDRDAVELLFQQHRPEKVVNLAAQAGVRYSLQNPHAYIDSNVVGFMNILEGCRHFNVQHLVYASSSSVYGLNTSMPFSVHDNVDHPLSLYAATKKANELMAHTYSHLYGLPTTGLRFFTVYGPWGRPDMAMFLFTRAILEGRPIDVFNYGQMQRDFTYVDDIVEGVVRVTDHVATSNPSWSGAHPDPGTSSAPYRLYNIGNNNPVQLLHLIQVLEEKLGRKAIKNMLPIQDGDVPATYANVDDLIRDVGFKPATSIESGLERFVAWYREYYHL
- a CDS encoding glycosyltransferase family 4 protein, which encodes MEKINRKLIIIVSTDLPSGVWTYANNLALLMKPIFSEVMILKPSSKFEIPQGQIPMDFRGINFLFNWVRLIINRHEFSNSIVHLNGRLTIISFAPLILMYPRRFVYTFHQYIGISDRKMEKIKNKLELALALRVGLRIAVSKTLAHHLLRDYRIQSVPIANWLNEESLNVNDYCEISNKEIDFLYIGRYANEKNPSIVIEAANLILRRYSDVKFHLYGYGELYEELCYASKGNPNIAVNHVTHEATELMSKSRFFILPSLTESFGFSAVEAIASGCILLASNIQQLDEVLDGFIVFRFAPDVLSLVGAIEDILQIDEEELKKIIENNLFRVKERFGSGLALEQYSKMYAALVSERIE
- a CDS encoding sugar transferase; this encodes MIPKRIVVMAGYAPSLVNFRGPLIRALLAQGHQVIAVAPGEAPEVQAQLSEWGAHYQPITLERTGLSLRKDMGDIWQLVKVLRNLQPDILLSYTIKPVVYGLLAARLAGVPERYALITGLGYTFQGTSLKRRLLSRGVGILYQAALNGAQRAIFQNEDDRDLFVRRGLVDVEKTVVVNGSGVDLRHYKPTSVPPQPVFLLIARLLREKGIGEYVEAARQIRTHYPQVRFQLAGPLDSNPAAIHQEELNDWVRQGIVEYLGELKDVRPALAACSVYVLPSYREGTPRTVLEAMATGRAIITTDAPGCRGTVQEGVNGLKVPVQNVPELVSAIQTFIRFPEQRQTMGQASLELVRNLYSVELVNQQMLTALGLLGPEHLGNPKTGSAVTPMRIFEKRLFDLGVSTGALLILALPLGLLALLVRFNLGSPVLFKQVRPGLHGQPFLMLKFRTMTDQRSPDGELLPDHLRLTSFGKFLRATSLDELPELLNVLWGDMSLVGPRPLLMEYLPLYSSRQARRHEVRPGITGWAQVNGRNALSWEEKFNLDVWYVENRTLALDWKILLLTVQKVFKREGISAQGEATMPRFTGASGRARQKKGI